One stretch of Caldinitratiruptor microaerophilus DNA includes these proteins:
- a CDS encoding NUDIX hydrolase — MTQTPDAVCVQSLVALFTIDDRPPGRRAPGQPPKELKVLLLGPEGDSGAWRLPGGPVTGQDTLVRAALRTLGEGVGPGIHLEQLRTYDDLDPGPPRTIVVAHIGLVPPAVREAVRPSSPATWVPVDEPPLHAPGRLPLVAGHARVLAEALQRLRNKVDYTLLAFQMLPEEFTMSELRQVYEAILGEDLGTSDERRKANFERSIRLLNERVGRLMEARTGVFQPPIVRTGRTRKGPRGPAAHLYRFVGDITLITK, encoded by the coding sequence TTGACGCAGACCCCGGACGCCGTGTGCGTGCAGAGCTTGGTGGCGCTGTTCACCATCGATGACCGTCCGCCCGGCCGGCGGGCGCCCGGGCAGCCGCCGAAGGAGCTGAAGGTGCTCCTGCTGGGTCCGGAGGGGGACAGCGGCGCCTGGCGCCTGCCCGGCGGGCCGGTCACGGGGCAGGACACCCTGGTGCGAGCCGCGCTTCGCACTCTGGGGGAGGGGGTGGGCCCGGGCATCCACCTGGAACAGCTACGCACGTACGACGACCTGGACCCGGGCCCGCCGCGGACCATCGTCGTGGCGCACATCGGCCTGGTACCGCCGGCGGTCCGGGAGGCGGTGCGCCCGTCCTCACCGGCCACCTGGGTGCCGGTCGACGAGCCCCCGCTGCACGCCCCCGGCCGGCTGCCGCTGGTTGCCGGGCACGCCCGCGTGCTGGCCGAGGCACTGCAGCGACTGCGGAACAAGGTCGACTACACCCTCCTGGCATTCCAGATGCTGCCGGAGGAGTTCACGATGTCCGAGCTGCGGCAGGTCTACGAGGCCATCCTCGGGGAAGACCTGGGCACCTCCGACGAGCGCCGCAAGGCGAACTTCGAGCGGAGCATCCGCCTCCTCAACGAGCGGGTGGGGCGGCTCATGGAGGCGCGCACCGGCGTCTTCCAGCCGCCGATCGTCCGCACCGGCCGCACCCGCAAGGGGCCCCGCGGGCCGGCGGCGCACCTCTACCGGTTCGTCGGCGACATCACCCTGATCACCAAGTGA
- a CDS encoding cysteine hydrolase family protein has product MGRTLLLVIDKQRDFEDDAGALTSGAAAQATTPFVVRAMERALAAGHLVGCTLDTHQEGTPEFEVWGRAEFEQFGPHCVKYSWGWQLVDGVQQVVDRQRREGRPVILIEKPTFDAFHGRIVDGPAGDIGLTLDAYVLRHGITRLELVGLVTPICVNHTAQAARRRGLEVAVYEAGVASFSPESHRQGLEEMRAAGCEIVPA; this is encoded by the coding sequence ATGGGCAGGACGCTGCTCCTGGTGATCGACAAGCAGCGGGACTTTGAGGACGACGCCGGCGCCCTCACCTCCGGCGCGGCCGCGCAGGCCACCACGCCGTTCGTGGTGCGGGCCATGGAGCGGGCCCTGGCGGCAGGCCACCTCGTGGGGTGCACGCTCGACACCCACCAGGAAGGCACGCCGGAGTTCGAGGTCTGGGGCCGGGCGGAGTTCGAGCAGTTCGGGCCCCACTGCGTCAAGTACTCCTGGGGGTGGCAACTGGTCGACGGCGTGCAGCAGGTCGTCGACCGGCAGCGCCGGGAAGGCCGGCCGGTCATCCTCATCGAGAAACCGACATTCGACGCCTTCCACGGCCGCATCGTCGACGGCCCGGCCGGGGACATCGGGCTCACGCTGGACGCGTACGTGCTCCGTCACGGGATCACCCGGCTCGAACTGGTCGGGCTCGTGACCCCGATCTGCGTGAACCACACCGCGCAGGCGGCGCGTCGGCGGGGCCTCGAGGTCGCCGTCTACGAGGCCGGGGTGGCCAGCTTCAGCCCGGAGAGCCACCGCCAGGGGCTGGAGGAGATGCGGGCGGCGGGGTGCGAGATCGTTCCGGCGTGA
- the pcrA gene encoding DNA helicase PcrA: MDLQDMLATLNPPQREAATHPGGPLLILAGAGSGKTRVLVARIAVLLSRGVSPFRILAITFTNKAAREMKERVERLIGPAARDVWVSTFHSACVRILRRDIEKLGLSRNFAILDSGDQQAVMKEVLKQLNLSEKQYSPGSMLAAISAAKNELLDPPAVQARARDRREEIVARVYGAYQQKLTANSALDFDDLIRLTVKLLEEYPHVLAYYQEKFEHILVDEYQDTNHAQYVLVRLLAGKHRNLTVVGDDDQSIYKFRGATIRNILEFEADYPDAHVVKLEQNYRSTQNILTAAWHVVRRNPGRRDKRLWTNAGAGAPVVRYRALDDQDEAWFVADRIEEGVREGMRYSDFAVLYRTHAQSRALEEAFVRRGIPYSIVGGLKFFERKEIKDVLAYLRLAANPADALSFRRAAQVPRRGIGPSTVDRLEEHAAATGRPILEVALDAANVPGLSKAHAAKVAQFARLVDGFRRQAEFLSVADLIEEVLQASGIVEELLAEETLEAQGRLENLKELKSVALEESVLPADPDVPLTPLEDFLARVALVADADQYEEGQDKVVLMTLHTAKGLEFPVVFMVGMEEGIFPHNRSLTDQEQLAEERRLCYVGMTRARRQLYLTHAAVRTLFGSTQGNPPSRFLEEVPEEVLEVRGEARVPGAWADGGGDFSPAVGSPGWGRRLRVPVGPVQATPDFRPGDSVRHVKFGHGVVKQVHGDEVTVLFRDVGEKRLIASYLQKG; the protein is encoded by the coding sequence GTGGACTTGCAGGACATGCTCGCCACCCTCAACCCGCCCCAGCGGGAGGCGGCCACCCATCCGGGCGGGCCGCTCCTGATCCTCGCGGGGGCGGGCTCGGGGAAGACCCGGGTGCTGGTGGCGCGCATCGCCGTGCTGCTCAGCCGGGGGGTCAGCCCCTTCCGGATCCTGGCCATCACGTTCACGAACAAGGCTGCGCGGGAGATGAAGGAACGGGTGGAGCGGCTGATCGGACCCGCCGCCCGCGACGTCTGGGTCAGTACCTTCCACTCCGCCTGCGTCCGGATCCTGCGCCGGGACATCGAGAAGCTCGGGCTGAGCCGCAACTTCGCCATCCTGGACAGCGGCGACCAGCAGGCGGTCATGAAGGAAGTCCTCAAGCAGCTCAACCTGAGCGAGAAGCAGTACTCGCCCGGGTCCATGCTGGCGGCGATCTCCGCCGCCAAGAACGAACTCCTGGACCCGCCCGCGGTCCAGGCGCGCGCCCGGGACCGGCGGGAGGAGATCGTGGCCCGGGTGTACGGCGCCTACCAGCAGAAGCTCACGGCGAACAGCGCGCTGGACTTCGACGACCTCATCCGCCTCACGGTGAAGCTGCTCGAGGAGTACCCGCACGTGCTGGCGTACTACCAGGAGAAGTTCGAGCACATCCTGGTCGACGAGTACCAGGACACGAACCACGCGCAGTACGTGCTCGTGCGCCTGCTGGCGGGAAAACACCGCAACCTGACCGTCGTTGGCGATGATGACCAGTCGATCTACAAGTTTCGAGGTGCGACCATCCGCAACATCCTCGAGTTCGAGGCCGACTACCCCGACGCCCACGTCGTCAAGCTGGAGCAGAACTACCGCAGCACCCAGAACATCCTCACCGCCGCCTGGCACGTGGTGCGCCGCAATCCGGGCCGGCGTGACAAGCGCCTGTGGACGAACGCGGGCGCCGGCGCACCGGTGGTCCGGTACCGGGCTCTCGACGATCAGGACGAGGCCTGGTTCGTCGCCGACCGCATCGAGGAAGGCGTGCGGGAAGGGATGCGGTACAGCGACTTCGCTGTCCTCTACCGCACCCACGCCCAGTCGCGCGCGCTCGAGGAAGCCTTCGTGCGCCGGGGGATCCCGTACAGCATCGTCGGCGGCCTGAAGTTCTTCGAGCGCAAGGAGATCAAGGACGTGCTGGCGTACCTGCGTCTCGCCGCCAACCCGGCCGACGCCCTCAGCTTCCGCCGGGCGGCGCAGGTGCCCCGGCGGGGGATCGGCCCGTCCACCGTCGACCGGCTGGAGGAGCACGCCGCGGCCACCGGCCGGCCGATCCTGGAGGTGGCGCTGGACGCCGCGAACGTCCCCGGGCTGAGCAAGGCCCACGCCGCCAAGGTCGCGCAGTTTGCCCGCCTCGTCGACGGGTTCCGCCGTCAGGCGGAGTTCCTGAGCGTGGCGGACCTGATCGAGGAGGTCCTGCAGGCGAGCGGCATCGTGGAAGAGCTCCTCGCAGAGGAGACCCTGGAGGCCCAGGGCCGCCTGGAGAACCTGAAGGAACTGAAGTCGGTCGCCCTGGAGGAGTCCGTGCTGCCGGCCGACCCGGACGTGCCGCTCACCCCCCTGGAGGACTTTCTCGCCCGGGTGGCGCTGGTGGCCGACGCCGACCAGTACGAGGAGGGGCAGGACAAGGTGGTCCTGATGACCCTGCACACCGCCAAGGGGCTGGAGTTCCCGGTGGTGTTCATGGTCGGCATGGAGGAGGGCATCTTCCCCCACAACCGGTCGCTGACGGACCAGGAACAGCTGGCCGAGGAGCGCCGGCTCTGCTACGTCGGCATGACGCGGGCCCGGCGGCAGCTCTACCTCACCCACGCCGCCGTTCGCACGCTCTTCGGCAGCACCCAGGGCAACCCGCCGTCGCGGTTTCTCGAGGAGGTGCCCGAGGAGGTGCTGGAGGTCCGGGGGGAGGCGCGGGTGCCCGGCGCCTGGGCGGATGGCGGCGGCGACTTCTCGCCGGCCGTCGGCAGCCCGGGGTGGGGCCGGCGGCTGCGCGTGCCGGTTGGGCCGGTCCAGGCGACCCCCGATTTCCGCCCGGGCGACTCCGTGCGCCACGTGAAGTTCGGCCACGGGGTGGTCAAGCAGGTGCACGGGGACGAGGTGACCGTGCTGTTCCGGGACGTGGGGGAGAAGCGGCTGATCGCCAGCTACCTCCAGAAGGGCTGA
- a CDS encoding nicotinate phosphoribosyltransferase, giving the protein MRRRAPRDWTLLTDYYELNMMYAHFRNGTHDRVAVFDLYFRENPFRGGYTLAAGLETAVEYLQGLRFEPDDIDYLRSLGTYDDAFLEMLREFRFTGDIDAVPEGTVVFPGIPLVRVKAPIAQAQFIETALTNIIGHQTLIATKASRVVQAAQGDRVLEFGARRAHGPDAATYGARAAIIGGCHSTSNVLTGKYFEVPVAGTNAHAWVQFFDDELEAFRAWARAMPAGVLFVVDTYDTLRSGLPHAIEVAREVEAAGGRFLGVRLDSGDIAYLSKKARAMLDAAGFPDAIIVASSDLDEYLIRDLKAQGAKVDVWGVGTKLITALDTPALGTVYKLAAVEQDGVMVPRIKVSENPAKVTNPGVKKAVRIYENATGKAAGDLLMLQDEPLPAGSCVTLFDPVYPWKRKTVENFSCRELLVPVFRGGQLVYDLPSLTEIRDYARHELSTFWDEYKRLVNPEPYPVDLSVELWRLKNEMVERVRAPFGDD; this is encoded by the coding sequence ATGCGACGGCGGGCTCCGCGGGACTGGACGCTTCTGACGGACTACTACGAGCTCAACATGATGTACGCCCACTTCCGGAACGGGACCCACGACCGCGTCGCGGTCTTCGACCTGTACTTCCGCGAGAACCCCTTCCGGGGCGGGTACACCCTGGCCGCAGGGCTGGAGACCGCAGTCGAGTACCTGCAGGGCCTGCGGTTCGAACCGGACGACATCGACTACCTGCGCAGCCTGGGCACCTACGACGACGCCTTCCTGGAGATGCTGCGGGAGTTCCGGTTCACCGGCGACATCGACGCGGTGCCGGAGGGGACCGTCGTGTTCCCCGGGATCCCGCTGGTGCGGGTGAAGGCGCCGATCGCCCAGGCGCAGTTCATCGAGACGGCGCTCACCAATATCATCGGGCACCAGACGCTGATCGCCACCAAGGCCTCCCGGGTGGTACAGGCCGCCCAGGGCGACCGCGTGCTCGAGTTCGGCGCCCGGCGGGCGCACGGCCCCGATGCGGCCACGTACGGGGCCCGCGCGGCCATCATCGGCGGCTGCCACTCGACGTCCAACGTCCTGACAGGGAAGTACTTCGAGGTGCCCGTTGCCGGCACCAACGCCCACGCCTGGGTCCAGTTCTTCGACGACGAACTCGAGGCCTTCCGGGCCTGGGCGCGGGCCATGCCGGCGGGGGTGCTCTTCGTCGTCGACACCTACGACACCCTGCGCAGCGGGCTTCCGCATGCCATCGAGGTCGCCCGGGAGGTCGAGGCGGCCGGCGGGCGGTTCCTCGGCGTGCGCCTCGACAGCGGCGACATCGCCTACCTGTCGAAGAAGGCCCGGGCCATGCTCGACGCCGCCGGCTTCCCCGACGCCATCATCGTCGCCAGTTCGGACCTGGACGAGTACCTCATCCGCGACCTGAAGGCCCAGGGCGCCAAGGTGGACGTGTGGGGGGTCGGCACCAAGCTGATCACCGCCCTGGACACCCCGGCCCTCGGGACGGTGTACAAGCTGGCCGCGGTCGAGCAGGACGGGGTCATGGTGCCACGCATCAAGGTGTCGGAGAACCCCGCGAAGGTGACGAACCCCGGCGTGAAGAAGGCCGTGCGCATCTACGAGAACGCCACCGGCAAGGCGGCCGGCGACCTCCTCATGCTGCAGGACGAACCGCTCCCTGCGGGCTCCTGCGTGACCCTGTTCGACCCCGTGTACCCGTGGAAGCGCAAGACCGTGGAGAACTTCTCCTGCCGCGAGCTCCTGGTTCCCGTCTTCCGCGGGGGCCAGCTCGTCTACGACCTGCCGAGCCTGACCGAGATCCGGGACTACGCCCGGCACGAGCTCTCCACGTTCTGGGACGAGTACAAGCGGCTCGTGAACCCCGAGCCCTACCCGGTCGACCTTTCCGTCGAGCTGTGGCGGCTCAAGAACGAGATGGTGGAGCGCGTCCGGGCGCCCTTCGGGGACGACTGA
- a CDS encoding LysR family transcriptional regulator, translated as MDLRVLRTFQTAARLLNFHRTAEKLYLAQPTVTAHIRQLEAELGHKLFERDGRRLRLTPAGERFLPRAEALLAAYDESLQDLLRWSQGYRTRLVLMASPLVARSTLPHAIKQFTAAHPDVEVEVRIGESQEIGQAVASAAVDLGISRMPPAERDTRTFILYSDPVMLVMPGDGRDPNAAPPDYAQVLQSYRLLTHNHPLYWDDLLLAIRARGLKVRTMVVTQVDIAKRFIEEGLGVSFLPESTVTRELAEGRLMEVPVPDLPLPTAATYVVLPARRPIPEATRAFLDTLRELYPAAPVRPTAPAPAGRARPRAPRGRRSE; from the coding sequence GTGGACCTGCGGGTCCTGCGCACGTTCCAGACGGCCGCCCGGCTCCTGAACTTCCACCGGACGGCGGAGAAGCTCTACCTGGCGCAGCCGACGGTCACGGCGCACATCCGCCAGCTGGAGGCCGAGCTGGGGCACAAGCTCTTCGAGCGCGACGGCCGCCGTCTCCGCCTGACCCCCGCCGGGGAGCGGTTCCTTCCCCGCGCGGAAGCGCTCCTGGCCGCCTACGACGAGAGCCTCCAGGATCTCCTGCGGTGGTCGCAGGGCTACCGGACGCGGCTCGTGCTGATGGCCTCGCCGCTGGTGGCGCGCTCCACCCTTCCGCACGCGATCAAGCAGTTCACCGCGGCCCATCCCGACGTCGAGGTCGAGGTGCGGATCGGGGAGTCGCAGGAGATCGGACAGGCGGTGGCCTCGGCGGCCGTCGACCTCGGCATCTCCCGCATGCCGCCGGCCGAGCGGGACACCCGCACCTTCATCCTCTACTCGGACCCGGTGATGCTCGTCATGCCGGGGGACGGCCGCGATCCGAACGCCGCCCCTCCGGACTACGCGCAGGTGCTCCAGTCCTACCGGCTTCTCACCCACAACCATCCGCTCTACTGGGATGACCTCCTGCTCGCCATCCGGGCCCGGGGCCTGAAGGTGCGCACCATGGTGGTGACGCAGGTCGACATCGCCAAGCGCTTCATCGAGGAAGGTCTGGGCGTCTCGTTCCTGCCGGAGTCGACGGTCACGCGGGAGCTGGCCGAAGGCCGGCTCATGGAGGTGCCGGTGCCCGACCTGCCCCTGCCGACGGCGGCGACCTACGTGGTGCTGCCGGCGCGCCGGCCCATCCCCGAAGCCACCCGGGCTTTCCTGGACACGCTCCGCGAGCTGTACCCGGCCGCCCCGGTGCGGCCGACGGCTCCTGCGCCGGCAGGCAGGGCCCGCCCCCGTGCCCCGCGCGGCCGCCGCAGCGAGTGA